The Kosakonia sacchari SP1 genome includes a window with the following:
- a CDS encoding MFS transporter — MTTQHTRAFHFAPFRHLFFARLLTVLGNGIAPIALAFAVLDIGGSATELGIVVAARSLFNVAFLLVGGVLADRYSRSRVLVLSSLVAACSQGVVAWLVLDGSATVMLLAILGTINGAAAGIALPASSALVPQTVPAHNLREANAFIQLGIYSGTVVGASLGGILTSAVGPGWGLAIDALGFAASAPLYLAIRMGAIQETAAQSNILQDLRDGWKEFISRAWVWAIVVQFTIINAAFSGVVMVLGPIIADASFGRTRWGVIVAAQSVGLIVGSFLALRWRPRRDLFIGVMLVAVCAVPIYLLSQNVSTAWLLAAFFLAGVSFGLFGVAWAQSLQTHIPPEKLARVYAYDAMGSFIAIPVGELAAGPLATHFGSSNVLIASAIAVVIACAGASFIPAIRLLDNSPKVKQRGLSGSS, encoded by the coding sequence ATGACAACACAACATACACGCGCCTTTCACTTTGCCCCGTTTCGCCATCTGTTTTTTGCCCGTCTGCTGACGGTACTCGGTAACGGCATCGCCCCTATTGCGCTGGCTTTTGCGGTACTGGACATTGGCGGTTCCGCCACCGAGCTCGGTATAGTGGTGGCTGCACGTTCGCTGTTTAACGTGGCGTTTTTACTGGTGGGCGGCGTACTGGCCGATCGCTATTCACGTAGCCGGGTGCTGGTGTTGTCGTCGCTGGTCGCAGCCTGTTCGCAGGGCGTTGTCGCCTGGCTGGTGCTGGACGGTTCAGCGACGGTGATGCTCCTGGCGATACTCGGAACAATTAACGGCGCAGCGGCGGGGATCGCGCTGCCGGCGTCGTCCGCGCTGGTACCACAAACGGTGCCAGCGCATAACCTGCGCGAAGCCAATGCCTTTATCCAGCTTGGTATTTATAGCGGAACGGTCGTCGGCGCGTCGCTCGGTGGCATCCTCACCAGCGCCGTCGGGCCTGGCTGGGGCCTGGCGATTGACGCGCTGGGCTTTGCCGCCTCGGCTCCGCTTTATCTGGCCATTCGCATGGGAGCCATTCAGGAGACAGCGGCGCAAAGCAATATCCTGCAAGATCTGCGCGATGGCTGGAAAGAGTTCATCAGCCGCGCCTGGGTGTGGGCCATTGTCGTGCAGTTCACCATTATTAATGCCGCATTCAGCGGGGTGGTGATGGTGCTCGGCCCGATCATTGCCGATGCCTCGTTTGGTCGCACGCGTTGGGGAGTGATTGTCGCCGCGCAGAGCGTTGGTTTGATTGTCGGTTCCTTCCTCGCGCTGCGCTGGCGTCCGCGACGCGACCTGTTTATCGGTGTGATGCTGGTTGCCGTATGCGCGGTGCCGATCTATCTCCTCAGTCAAAATGTTTCAACCGCGTGGTTGCTGGCGGCGTTTTTCCTCGCAGGCGTCAGTTTCGGCCTGTTCGGCGTAGCGTGGGCGCAGTCATTACAAACACATATCCCGCCGGAGAAGCTGGCACGTGTTTATGCCTACGACGCAATGGGGTCATTTATCGCCATTCCGGTTGGTGAGCTGGCCGCCGGGCCACTGGCGACGCACTTCGGTAGCAGCAACGTGCTGATCGCCTCGGCAATCGCGGTGGTCATTGCCTGCGCAGGTGCCAGTTTTATTCCGGCAATTCGTCTGCTCGATAATTCACCGAAGGTTAAACAACGCGGCCTCAGCGGATCCTCTTGA
- a CDS encoding YfhL family 4Fe-4S dicluster ferredoxin, protein MALLITKRCINCDMCEPECPNEAISMGDSIYEINSDRCTECVGHYETPTCQKVCPIPNTILKDPAHVETEEQLWDKFVLMHHADKI, encoded by the coding sequence ATGGCTTTACTAATTACAAAACGCTGCATCAATTGCGACATGTGCGAACCGGAATGTCCGAACGAAGCCATTTCGATGGGCGACAGCATTTATGAGATCAACAGCGATCGCTGCACCGAGTGCGTCGGCCATTACGAAACTCCGACCTGCCAGAAAGTGTGTCCGATACCTAATACCATCCTCAAAGATCCGGCGCATGTGGAAACTGAAGAACAGCTATGGGACAAGTTTGTCCTGATGCACCACGCAGATAAGATTTAG
- the rnc gene encoding ribonuclease III: MNPIVINRLQRKLGYTFQHHDLLQQALTHRSASSKHNERLEFLGDSILSYVIANALYHRFPRVDEGDMSRMRATLVRGNTLAEIAREFELGECLRLGPGELKSGGFRRESILADTVEALIGGVFLDSDIQTVEKLILSWYQTRLDEISPGDKQKDPKTRLQEFLQGRHLPLPSYLVVQVRGEAHDQEFTIHCQVSGLSEPVVGTGSSRRKAEQAAAEQALKKLELE; the protein is encoded by the coding sequence ATGAACCCCATCGTAATTAATCGGCTTCAACGGAAGCTGGGCTACACTTTTCAACATCATGATCTGTTGCAGCAGGCATTAACACACCGCAGCGCCAGTAGCAAACATAACGAGCGTCTCGAATTTCTCGGCGACTCTATTTTAAGTTATGTGATTGCTAACGCGCTCTATCACCGTTTCCCGCGTGTGGACGAAGGTGATATGAGCCGCATGCGCGCGACGCTGGTGCGTGGAAATACGCTGGCGGAAATTGCCCGCGAATTCGAGCTGGGTGAGTGTCTGCGTTTAGGGCCGGGTGAACTGAAAAGCGGCGGTTTTCGCCGTGAATCCATTCTGGCAGACACCGTTGAGGCGTTAATTGGCGGGGTGTTCCTTGATAGCGATATTCAGACCGTCGAAAAATTAATTCTGAGCTGGTATCAAACGCGCCTTGATGAAATCAGTCCTGGCGATAAACAAAAAGATCCGAAAACGCGCCTGCAGGAGTTTTTGCAGGGCCGTCATCTGCCGCTGCCGTCTTATCTGGTGGTGCAGGTGCGCGGCGAAGCGCACGATCAGGAATTTACTATCCACTGCCAGGTCAGCGGCCTGAGTGAACCGGTGGTTGGCACGGGTTCCAGCCGTCGCAAGGCGGAGCAGGCTGCCGCCGAACAGGCGCTGAAAAAACTGGAGCTGGAATGA
- the mltF gene encoding membrane-bound lytic murein transglycosylase MltF — MRQSTAQRINSLKKFKINYLLIGIVTLLLAAALWPSIPWFGKADNRIAAIKARGELRVSTVATPLTYNTIDGKTYGLDYDLAQHFADYLGVKLKVTVRQNISQLFDDLDNDDADMLAAGLVYNSERVKNYQTGPVYYSVSQQLVYRVGSYRPRTLESVNASQLTIAPGHVALDDLREIKEKKYPELSWTVDEKLGTTALLQQVVDGKLSYTVADSVAISLFQRVHPELAVALDITDEQPVTWFSKRDDDNTLSAAMLDFFNNMNEDGTLARLEEKYLGHGEDFDYVDTRTFLRAVDSVLPDLQPLFEKYAQAIDWRLLAAISYQESHWDSQATSPTGVRGLMMLTRNTAQSLGLSDRTDAEQSISGGARYLVDMMSKVPDTVPQDEKIWFALAAYNMGYAHMLDARALTAKTKGNPDSWADVKQRLPLLSQKQYYSKLTYGYARGHEAYAYVENIRKYEISLVGYLLEKEKEAAKALKLAKSYPAVSTEELNRPAYGVLPFSALTANEAFPRNPLLVSDALVQNPLKVNR, encoded by the coding sequence CTGAGGCAAAGCACGGCGCAGAGAATTAACTCCTTGAAAAAATTTAAGATTAATTATCTGCTCATCGGCATTGTCACCCTGCTGCTGGCAGCGGCCCTGTGGCCTTCTATCCCCTGGTTCGGCAAAGCCGACAATCGCATCGCGGCGATCAAAGCTCGTGGGGAGCTGCGCGTCAGTACGGTCGCCACACCGCTGACGTACAACACCATTGATGGCAAAACGTATGGGCTGGATTACGATCTTGCGCAGCATTTCGCCGATTACCTTGGCGTCAAACTGAAAGTCACGGTACGGCAGAATATCAGCCAACTGTTTGACGACCTTGATAATGACGACGCCGATATGCTCGCCGCCGGGTTGGTCTACAACAGCGAGCGGGTGAAAAACTACCAAACCGGGCCAGTCTACTACTCCGTTTCTCAGCAACTGGTGTACCGCGTGGGCAGCTATCGACCGCGCACGCTGGAATCCGTGAATGCCAGCCAGTTAACCATCGCTCCCGGTCATGTCGCGCTGGACGATCTGCGTGAAATAAAAGAGAAAAAGTACCCGGAGTTAAGCTGGACAGTGGATGAAAAGCTCGGCACGACCGCGCTGCTGCAACAGGTGGTCGACGGGAAACTGAGCTACACCGTCGCCGATTCGGTCGCCATTAGCCTGTTCCAGCGCGTACATCCCGAGCTGGCGGTGGCGCTGGATATTACCGATGAGCAACCCGTTACCTGGTTTAGCAAGCGTGATGACGATAATACGCTGTCGGCTGCGATGCTCGATTTTTTTAATAATATGAATGAAGATGGCACGCTTGCGCGACTGGAGGAGAAATATCTCGGCCACGGCGAGGATTTTGACTATGTCGACACGCGTACCTTCTTACGCGCCGTCGATAGCGTACTGCCGGATCTGCAACCGCTGTTTGAAAAATACGCCCAGGCGATCGACTGGCGATTATTAGCGGCCATCTCTTATCAGGAATCACACTGGGATTCCCAGGCCACCTCACCCACCGGCGTTCGCGGCTTGATGATGTTGACGCGCAATACGGCGCAGAGCTTAGGTTTAAGCGATCGTACTGATGCCGAGCAAAGCATCAGCGGCGGCGCGCGTTACCTGGTGGACATGATGAGCAAAGTGCCGGACACCGTTCCGCAGGATGAAAAGATCTGGTTCGCGCTGGCGGCTTACAATATGGGCTACGCACATATGCTGGATGCCCGTGCATTAACGGCGAAGACGAAAGGCAACCCGGACAGTTGGGCGGACGTAAAACAACGCTTACCGCTTTTAAGCCAGAAACAGTACTACAGCAAGCTGACGTACGGTTACGCCCGCGGGCATGAAGCCTATGCCTATGTAGAAAATATTCGTAAGTATGAAATTAGCCTGGTCGGTTATTTGCTGGAAAAAGAGAAAGAAGCAGCAAAAGCGCTGAAGCTGGCGAAGAGTTACCCGGCGGTATCGACCGAGGAGCTAAATCGCCCGGCTTATGGCGTTCTGCCCTTTAGCGCGTTAACCGCTAATGAAGCTTTTCCGCGTAACCCGCTACTGGTATCCGACGCGCTGGTGCAAAACCCGCTGAAAGTGAACCGCTAG
- a CDS encoding MurR/RpiR family transcriptional regulator, translating to MNCLIRIRQRYPGLAQSDKKLAEFLLENPDRARHLSSQQLAAEAGVSQSSVVKFAQKMDFKGFPAMKLAISEALASNSNPWSVPVHNQIRGDDPLRVVGEKLIKEYQSAMHASLDVNSEEKLLESVRLLREARRIILTGIGASGLVARNFGWKLMKIGVNAVVEQDMHALLATVQAMEPGDLLLPVSYSGERREINMAADETLRVGGKILAITGFTPNALQQRATHCLYTIAEEQATRSAAISSTSAQMMLTDLLFMALVQQDLEHAPERIRHSEELVKKLV from the coding sequence ATGAATTGTCTAATCCGCATTCGCCAGCGCTACCCAGGCCTTGCGCAGAGCGATAAAAAGCTGGCGGAATTTCTGCTGGAAAACCCCGATCGCGCACGCCATTTGAGTTCGCAACAACTGGCCGCCGAAGCAGGTGTCAGCCAGTCAAGCGTCGTGAAATTTGCCCAGAAGATGGATTTTAAAGGCTTTCCGGCGATGAAGCTGGCGATCAGCGAGGCGTTAGCCAGCAATAGCAACCCGTGGTCTGTGCCGGTGCATAACCAGATCCGTGGCGATGATCCGCTGCGGGTGGTGGGCGAAAAGCTGATTAAAGAGTACCAGAGCGCCATGCATGCCTCGCTCGATGTCAACAGCGAGGAGAAACTGCTGGAGAGCGTGCGGCTGCTGCGCGAAGCACGGCGCATTATCCTGACGGGTATCGGCGCTTCCGGGCTGGTCGCGCGAAATTTTGGCTGGAAACTGATGAAAATCGGCGTTAACGCCGTGGTCGAGCAGGATATGCATGCGCTGCTGGCAACCGTGCAGGCGATGGAGCCGGGCGATCTGTTGCTGCCGGTCTCTTATAGCGGTGAACGCCGTGAAATCAACATGGCGGCCGATGAGACACTGCGCGTTGGCGGCAAGATCCTCGCCATAACCGGCTTCACGCCGAACGCGTTACAGCAGCGAGCCACGCACTGCCTGTACACCATCGCCGAAGAGCAAGCGACACGCAGCGCGGCGATTTCTTCCACCAGCGCGCAAATGATGCTCACGGATTTGCTGTTTATGGCGCTGGTGCAACAGGATCTTGAGCATGCGCCGGAGCGTATTCGCCATAGCGAAGAGCTGGTGAAAAAACTGGTGTAG
- the era gene encoding GTPase Era, which produces MSEEKTYCGFIAIVGRPNVGKSTLLNNLLGQKISITSRKAQTTRHRIVGIHTEGAYQAIYVDTPGLHMEEKRAINRLMNKAASSSIGDVELVIFVVEGTRWTPDDEMVLNKLRDGKTPVILAVNKVDNVQEKADLLPHLQWLGSQMNFLDIVPLSAETGLNVDTIASIVRKHLPEAVHHFPEDYVTDRSQRFMASEIIREKLMRFLGAELPYSVTVEIEQFVTNERGGYDINGLILVEREGQKKMVIGNKGSKIKTIGIEARKDMEEMFEAKVHLELWVKVKSGWADDERALRSLGYVDDL; this is translated from the coding sequence ATGAGCGAAGAAAAAACCTATTGCGGATTTATTGCCATCGTTGGACGTCCCAACGTTGGCAAATCCACCTTGTTGAATAATCTGCTTGGGCAGAAGATTTCCATCACCTCTCGTAAGGCGCAGACCACGCGCCACCGTATCGTCGGTATCCATACTGAGGGCGCGTATCAGGCGATTTACGTCGATACCCCCGGCCTGCATATGGAAGAGAAACGCGCCATCAACCGTCTGATGAACAAAGCTGCCAGCAGCTCCATCGGTGACGTTGAACTGGTCATTTTCGTTGTCGAAGGTACGCGCTGGACGCCGGATGACGAAATGGTGCTGAACAAGTTGCGTGACGGCAAAACGCCGGTGATCCTTGCGGTCAACAAAGTAGACAACGTGCAGGAGAAAGCCGATCTGCTACCGCACCTGCAGTGGCTGGGCAGCCAGATGAACTTCCTCGATATCGTTCCGCTGTCTGCAGAGACCGGTCTGAACGTTGATACCATCGCCAGCATCGTGCGTAAGCATCTGCCGGAAGCGGTGCATCACTTCCCGGAAGATTACGTGACCGACCGCTCACAGCGCTTTATGGCCTCGGAAATCATCCGTGAAAAACTGATGCGTTTTCTCGGTGCGGAACTGCCGTATTCGGTCACTGTGGAGATCGAACAGTTCGTGACCAACGAACGCGGTGGCTACGATATCAACGGGTTGATCCTTGTTGAGCGCGAAGGGCAGAAAAAGATGGTGATTGGCAACAAAGGTTCCAAAATTAAAACCATCGGTATTGAAGCCCGTAAAGATATGGAAGAGATGTTCGAAGCCAAAGTTCACCTGGAACTGTGGGTGAAAGTGAAATCCGGCTGGGCCGACGACGAACGCGCGCTGCGTAGTCTCGGTTACGTAGACGATCTCTAA
- the yfhb gene encoding phosphatidylglycerophosphatase C, whose translation MANSERRVVFFDLDGTLHQQDMFGTFLRYVLRHQPLNALLVLPLLPVIAGGLLLKGRAARWPMSLLLWGCTFGHSERHLNTLQQKFVSWFREHVTAFPVVQTRLTNYLAASDADIWLITGSPQPLVEQVYFDTPWLPRVNLIASQISRRYGGWVLTMRCLGHEKVAQLERKIGTPLRLYSGYSDSKQDNPLLYFCQHRWRVTPRGDLQQLE comes from the coding sequence TTGGCTAACAGCGAGCGCCGCGTCGTCTTTTTTGATCTTGATGGAACCCTGCATCAGCAGGATATGTTTGGCACGTTTCTGCGTTACGTTTTGCGTCATCAGCCGTTAAATGCGTTGCTGGTGCTGCCTTTGTTGCCGGTGATTGCGGGCGGATTATTACTCAAAGGACGCGCCGCGCGCTGGCCAATGAGCTTGCTGCTGTGGGGCTGCACGTTTGGCCATAGCGAACGCCATCTGAACACGTTGCAGCAGAAATTTGTCAGCTGGTTTCGTGAGCATGTTACCGCCTTCCCGGTTGTGCAAACGCGGTTAACCAACTACCTGGCGGCATCCGATGCGGATATCTGGTTAATTACCGGCTCGCCGCAGCCGCTGGTGGAGCAGGTCTATTTTGATACTCCCTGGCTCCCGCGCGTTAATTTGATAGCCAGTCAAATCAGCCGTCGCTACGGTGGTTGGGTGCTGACTATGCGTTGCCTCGGCCATGAAAAAGTCGCCCAGCTTGAACGCAAAATCGGTACACCGTTGCGCCTCTACAGCGGCTACAGCGACAGCAAGCAAGATAACCCGTTGCTCTATTTTTGCCAGCACCGCTGGCGCGTGACGCCGCGTGGCGACTTGCAGCAGCTGGAGTAG
- a CDS encoding SGNH/GDSL hydrolase family protein codes for MKRVKIYLAFIASITSGLANAANGYIYTTPVPPAYESSANQRALRTNEETSTYIKCVYNIDNQDQSNPASSWTWARDGSNYLKLRGYWYSAMPLANMFYSESSYASLVNICRSTLKASNINAETVIPYASDYTLSWFYMIWHQGQAQPAIMFGNNKIDRMVIFGDSLSDTINVYNGSYGTVPNHASWFVGHFSNGKVWHEYLTGSLNLPGYVWATANAESGEKPLFNGFDKQLDSFSAYLGKTENYNIAQTLFTVLFGGNDFITGAKMPDDIIATYRVQLARLAALGAQHIAIFRLPDFSVIPNVATWTPAEKEALKNKSENFNQQLNQLLGELRTAYPKANFFTVKLDSAFNDLLSESGKYGFVNTSETCLDISASGISYATGVAVKQTCKAANGAFVFWDNMHPTTKTHALLAEMIREEIVQHLTNGGE; via the coding sequence ATGAAAAGAGTGAAAATATATCTCGCATTTATTGCCAGTATCACGAGTGGACTGGCGAATGCGGCGAATGGGTATATCTATACAACGCCGGTACCGCCTGCATATGAATCCTCCGCAAACCAGCGTGCGTTGCGGACAAATGAAGAGACCTCAACCTATATCAAATGTGTGTATAACATCGATAATCAGGACCAAAGTAATCCGGCTTCATCATGGACATGGGCACGCGACGGGAGCAACTATCTAAAGCTGCGCGGCTATTGGTATAGCGCCATGCCGCTGGCAAATATGTTTTATAGCGAATCATCCTACGCAAGCCTTGTGAATATCTGCCGGAGTACGTTAAAGGCCAGCAATATTAATGCAGAAACCGTTATTCCTTATGCATCCGATTATACGCTCTCCTGGTTTTATATGATTTGGCATCAGGGGCAGGCACAACCGGCGATAATGTTCGGCAATAATAAAATTGATCGCATGGTCATATTTGGCGACAGCCTTAGCGATACGATTAATGTTTATAACGGCTCGTATGGCACGGTTCCAAATCACGCATCGTGGTTTGTTGGTCATTTTTCTAATGGCAAAGTCTGGCACGAATATTTGACCGGTTCGCTGAATTTACCGGGCTACGTTTGGGCGACAGCCAATGCGGAAAGCGGTGAGAAACCGTTATTTAACGGTTTTGACAAGCAGCTGGATTCTTTCAGTGCTTACCTGGGTAAAACAGAGAACTATAACATCGCGCAGACACTGTTTACGGTGCTGTTTGGCGGTAATGATTTTATCACTGGTGCAAAAATGCCGGACGATATCATCGCTACGTATCGCGTACAGCTGGCGCGTCTGGCGGCATTGGGCGCGCAGCATATCGCGATTTTCAGGCTGCCTGACTTTTCCGTCATTCCCAATGTCGCTACGTGGACACCAGCGGAAAAAGAGGCGCTAAAAAACAAATCAGAGAATTTTAACCAGCAGTTGAACCAACTGCTCGGCGAATTACGCACCGCGTACCCGAAAGCGAATTTTTTCACCGTCAAACTGGATAGCGCATTTAATGATCTGCTCAGTGAAAGCGGTAAATATGGCTTTGTTAATACCAGCGAAACTTGCCTGGATATCTCCGCTTCGGGCATCTCTTACGCCACAGGCGTTGCGGTGAAGCAGACATGTAAAGCGGCGAACGGGGCGTTTGTTTTCTGGGACAATATGCACCCGACCACCAAAACCCATGCTCTGCTCGCAGAAATGATACGTGAGGAGATAGTGCAACATCTGACCAACGGCGGCGAGTAA
- the pdxJ gene encoding pyridoxine 5'-phosphate synthase, whose translation MAELLLGVNIDHIATLRNARGTAYPDPVQAAFIAEQAGADGITVHLREDRRHITDRDVRILRQTLHTRMNLEMAVTEEMLAIACETKPHFCCLVPEKRQEVTTEGGLDVAGQREKMRDACQRLAQAGILVSLFIDADAEQIKAAAEVGAPYIEIHTGCYADAKSDADQAKELERIAKAATYAASLGLKVNAGHGLTYHNVKAIAALPEMHELNIGHAIIGRAVMSGLKEAVAEMKRLMLEARA comes from the coding sequence ATGGCTGAATTACTGTTGGGCGTCAACATCGATCACATTGCCACACTGCGTAACGCGCGCGGGACGGCCTATCCGGATCCGGTTCAGGCCGCTTTTATCGCTGAGCAAGCAGGCGCTGATGGCATCACTGTGCATTTGCGTGAAGATCGTCGTCATATTACCGACCGCGACGTGCGCATTCTGCGCCAGACATTGCATACCCGAATGAATCTGGAAATGGCGGTGACCGAAGAGATGCTGGCGATTGCCTGCGAAACCAAACCGCATTTTTGCTGCCTGGTGCCGGAAAAACGCCAGGAAGTGACCACTGAAGGCGGGCTGGATGTTGCTGGCCAGCGCGAGAAAATGCGCGATGCCTGCCAGCGCCTGGCGCAGGCGGGTATTCTGGTATCGCTGTTTATCGATGCTGATGCTGAGCAGATCAAAGCGGCGGCAGAGGTTGGTGCACCGTACATTGAAATTCATACCGGTTGCTACGCGGATGCGAAAAGCGATGCCGATCAGGCAAAAGAGCTGGAACGCATTGCAAAAGCGGCGACATACGCGGCAAGCCTCGGCCTGAAAGTCAACGCCGGGCACGGGCTGACCTATCACAACGTCAAAGCCATTGCCGCGCTGCCGGAAATGCACGAGCTGAACATCGGCCACGCCATTATTGGTCGCGCGGTGATGAGCGGCCTGAAAGAGGCGGTAGCGGAGATGAAACGGTTGATGCTGGAAGCGCGCGCGTAA
- the recO gene encoding DNA repair protein RecO, whose amino-acid sequence MEGWQRAFVLHSRPWSETSLMLDVFTEESGRVRLVAKGARSKRSNLKGALQPFTPLLVRFGGRGEVKTLRSAEAVSLALPLSGITLYSGLYVNELISRVLEHETRFSELFFDYLHCIQALAGVTSTPEPVLRRFELALLGHLGYGVDFLHCAGSGEPVDDVMTYRYREEKGFIASVVIDNSTFTGRHLRALAEREFPDADTLRAAKRFTRIALKPYLGGKPLKSRELFRQFVPKR is encoded by the coding sequence ATGGAAGGCTGGCAGCGCGCTTTTGTTCTGCATAGTCGTCCGTGGAGCGAAACCAGCCTGATGCTGGACGTCTTCACGGAAGAGTCTGGCCGTGTGCGCCTTGTTGCCAAAGGCGCACGTTCCAAACGCTCTAATCTGAAGGGCGCATTACAGCCTTTCACTCCACTGCTGGTGCGCTTTGGCGGGCGTGGCGAAGTCAAAACGCTGCGCAGCGCGGAAGCGGTATCGCTGGCACTACCGCTCAGCGGCATCACGCTCTACAGCGGTCTCTACGTTAACGAACTTATCTCTCGCGTGCTTGAACACGAGACGCGCTTTTCTGAACTCTTTTTTGATTATCTGCACTGTATCCAGGCCCTGGCTGGCGTCACCAGCACGCCGGAACCGGTGTTGCGTCGGTTTGAGCTGGCGCTGCTCGGTCATCTGGGTTATGGCGTTGATTTTCTCCACTGCGCTGGCAGCGGCGAGCCGGTCGATGATGTAATGACTTATCGTTACCGGGAAGAGAAGGGCTTTATTGCCAGCGTCGTGATAGATAACAGCACTTTTACCGGGCGGCATTTACGCGCACTGGCGGAGCGGGAGTTCCCGGATGCAGACACACTACGCGCCGCAAAGCGCTTTACCCGTATCGCGTTAAAGCCGTATCTTGGAGGCAAGCCGCTGAAAAGCCGGGAGCTGTTCCGGCAGTTCGTGCCAAAAAGATAG
- the acpS gene encoding holo-ACP synthase: MAILGLGTDIVEIARIEAVVARSGDRLAKRVLSDNEWALYQAHQQPVRFLAKRFAVKEAAAKALGTGIRNGLAFNQFEVFNDALGKPSLRLWDEALRMAEQMGVRAMHVTLADERHYACATVIIES; encoded by the coding sequence ATGGCGATTCTGGGATTAGGTACGGATATCGTCGAGATAGCTCGCATCGAAGCGGTGGTCGCCCGTAGCGGCGATCGCCTGGCTAAACGAGTGCTGAGCGACAACGAATGGGCACTGTATCAGGCGCATCAGCAGCCGGTTCGCTTTCTGGCTAAACGCTTTGCGGTCAAAGAGGCGGCGGCAAAAGCCTTAGGCACGGGGATCCGTAACGGGCTGGCGTTTAATCAGTTCGAAGTGTTTAACGACGCGCTGGGCAAACCGAGCCTGCGTCTTTGGGACGAAGCACTGCGGATGGCGGAACAGATGGGCGTGCGCGCAATGCACGTGACGCTGGCGGATGAACGCCATTACGCCTGCGCGACGGTGATTATCGAGAGCTAA